Proteins encoded within one genomic window of Cellulomonas flavigena DSM 20109:
- a CDS encoding peptidylprolyl isomerase gives MFATIHTSAGDIRVELFENHAPRTVENFVGLAQGTKEWTDPSTGAPRTDPLYKDVVFHRVIPDFMIQGGDPLGNGRGGPGYNFDDEIHPELTFSEPYLLAMANAGKRLDPVTGRVGGTNGSQFFISVAATTWLNGKHTIFGKVVDDESRKVVDAIATTPTRPGDRPVQDVTITSVTVEA, from the coding sequence ATGTTCGCGACCATCCACACGTCCGCCGGTGACATCCGGGTCGAGCTCTTCGAGAACCACGCGCCGCGCACCGTCGAGAACTTCGTCGGCCTCGCGCAGGGCACCAAGGAGTGGACCGACCCGTCCACCGGCGCGCCCCGCACCGACCCCCTGTACAAGGACGTGGTCTTCCACCGCGTCATCCCCGACTTCATGATCCAGGGCGGCGACCCGCTCGGGAACGGCCGCGGGGGACCGGGGTACAACTTCGACGACGAGATCCACCCCGAGCTCACGTTCTCGGAGCCCTACCTGCTGGCGATGGCCAACGCGGGCAAGCGCCTCGACCCCGTGACGGGCCGCGTCGGCGGCACCAACGGCTCGCAGTTCTTCATCTCGGTGGCCGCCACCACGTGGCTCAACGGCAAGCACACGATCTTCGGCAAGGTCGTGGACGACGAGAGCCGCAAGGTCGTCGACGCGATCGCGACGACGCCCACGCGGCCCGGCGACCGCCCGGTGCAGGACGTGACGATCACGTCCGTCACGGTGGAGGCCTGA